GCACCTCGACGCCGTCCGGCAGGGCCGGCGGCTCGGCCGGCAGCTCCTTGACCATGTTCCGGCTGCGCTCCGTGTAGCCGAGCGAGCGGGCCATGCGCAGTGCCGGTTCCGCGTCGGCGGGCACGGAGATCTGGACCTCGACACACCCCCAGCCCCGCAGCACCTCCTCGGAGGCCAGCGCCGCGACCGTGCCGCGACCCCGTCCCCGGTCCGGCTCGTGGACCCCGAGACGGCTGATCACGCCGGAGGCGGCACCGAAGCCGGGGTCGGTGGAAAGGTGGACGGAACCGACGCGGCGGCTGTTCACGCACACGTCGTAGGTACGGGAACGGCCGCCGTCGGGCGTCTGCTGAAGCGGCCCGGCCGGCCGCAGGGTGGTGGTCATCAGTCGTGTTCTACCCACCCGGGGGCCGTGCGTCATCAGGTTTTGCGCGAGGCGGCTACGCGAGGCGCGGATCCCGGTCCCGCGCGGTGTGCTCGTCGAAGATCCGCATCGCCTTGGCGGTGACCGGGCCGGGCGCCGAGGACAGCTCGCGTCCGTCGACACGGTGCACGGCCTGGACGTCGCGGAGCGTCGAGGTCAGGAAGATCTCGTCGGCGCTCTCCAGGACGTCCAGCGGCAGATCGGTCTCCTGCGCGCCGGTCCACTCGACGGCGAGGGCACGGGTGATGCCCGCGAGGCAGCCGGAGGAGACGGGCGGCGTGTGGATCCGGCCGTCGACCACGACGAAGACGTTGGAGCCGGTGCCCTCGCAGAGCTGCCCGACGGTGTTGGCGAAGAGCGCCTCGGAGGCACCCCGCTCGCGCGCCCGGGCGAGGGCGACCACGTTCTCGGCGTACGAGGTGGTCTTGAGCCCGGTGAGGGCGCCGCGTTCGTTCCGCGTCCAGGGCACGGTGATCACCGCGGTCGAGTCGGCGCGCCGGCCGGTCTCCCCCAGGCCGACGACCAGGCTGGCCCCCGCGTCACCGCGCTCCGAGCCGAGCGGCGACAGCCCGCCCGTGTACGTGATGCGGAGCCGGCCGAGTTCCATCGGGTTCGCGTCGAGGACGGCGGCGCAGGCGCGGCGGACCTCGTCGAGGTCCGGGTCGGGCAGGCCGAGGCCGCGGGCGGAGCGGGTGAGGCGCTCCAGGTGGAGGGTGAGGGCGAAGGTCTCGCCGCGTACGGCCTTGACCGTCTCGAAGATGCCGTCGCCGACGGTCAGCCCGTGGTCCAGTACGGAGACCAGGGCGGTCTCCGCGTCGTGCAGCCCGCCGTTGACCCAGATTTTCATCGAGAAGTGGCCTTTCCGCTCGCCTCAAGGGCGCCTGACTCGTAGGCGCCCGACGCTATCGCGACCAGCCGGGACGCCTTCAGCTCGGTCTCCTCCCACTCGCGCTCCGGGTCGGAGCCCCAGGTGATCCCGGCGCCGGTGCCGAAGCGGAGCACGCCCTCGGGACGATCGATCCAGAAGGTCCTTATCCCGACGGCCAGCTCCGCCGTGCCCGCGTCGGCGTCGACCCAGCCGACGCCTCCGCAGTACGGGCCGCGGGGA
This sequence is a window from Streptomyces sp. NBC_00691. Protein-coding genes within it:
- a CDS encoding aminotransferase class IV yields the protein MKIWVNGGLHDAETALVSVLDHGLTVGDGIFETVKAVRGETFALTLHLERLTRSARGLGLPDPDLDEVRRACAAVLDANPMELGRLRITYTGGLSPLGSERGDAGASLVVGLGETGRRADSTAVITVPWTRNERGALTGLKTTSYAENVVALARARERGASEALFANTVGQLCEGTGSNVFVVVDGRIHTPPVSSGCLAGITRALAVEWTGAQETDLPLDVLESADEIFLTSTLRDVQAVHRVDGRELSSAPGPVTAKAMRIFDEHTARDRDPRLA